The DNA region TTCCCATCTTTACATGCTGAAAGTCCACTATCTCATAAGGCTCGGCTTTATGCTGTATTTTTAAGCCCCTTCTAAAGTCCGAAGTAGAAATCAATATCGTTCTCCATGATTAAATTAGTCAACCTATAATTTTTAACTCTTTAGTTAGAGTTGTCAAGACCTCGGCATTTGTCTTTTTAACTAAAACCATATCCTCGAGCCTTACCCCTCCGATGCCAGATACATATATGCCGGGCTCTACCGTAAAAACCATGCCCTCTCTGATTCTTCCCCTTGCCCTGCCTGTTATATGTGGCATCTCATGGACCTCAAGTCCAACTCCATGACCAAGACCATGTCCGAATGAGCTTCCATAACCAGCCTTTTTTATAACATCTCTTACAGTATTGTCAATCACACTTGCCTGAATGCCATCGGAGACCGTAGAGATACCTTTTCTATTTGCCTCGAGCACAAGATTGTAAATCTCGATCTTTTCTCCAATGTTAGCACCCCGTATGAGTAGTGTCCTTGTCATATCGGAATAGTATCCATGAGACTCCCCACCCCAATCTATTATAACGAGGTCTCCGGCTTTGAGCTTTCTTTCAGTTACTTTTGCATGAGGCATCGATGAGTTTTCGCCAGATGCAACTATTATATCAAATGGAATTCGGTTACAGCCGTTTTTTTTAAGCCTTTCTTCAAGCTTAAGAGCAATCTCCTTTTCCCTGACCCCTGCCTTTATATAAGGCATTACCTCAAGGAATGCTTGCTCTG from Nitrospirota bacterium includes:
- a CDS encoding aminopeptidase P family protein → MPEPYENRLDRLRHSLKGLDSLIITNINNVRYLTGFTGSSGIAFVTKTHRAFITDFRYKLQAEKEVKGWDILIAKDRMTTLRQIIKKLKLKSLRFEASVSYEFFERLKTAGLRLKPMRAGVERLRAQKDSSEVISIKEAVRRAEQAFLEVMPYIKAGVREKEIALKLEERLKKNGCNRIPFDIIVASGENSSMPHAKVTERKLKAGDLVIIDWGGESHGYYSDMTRTLLIRGANIGEKIEIYNLVLEANRKGISTVSDGIQASVIDNTVRDVIKKAGYGSSFGHGLGHGVGLEVHEMPHITGRARGRIREGMVFTVEPGIYVSGIGGVRLEDMVLVKKTNAEVLTTLTKELKIIG